The genomic region ATTGAGGAGACTCGGGATCGGGTGGATGAGGCGACTATTAGTCGGTATTTGTCGGTGTGACCTGGTTGAGTACATATCCGTTATTTAGGTAACGGCCGCTTATGGTTTCGCTCTTACAGCGACTCACTTTGGAAAAGCCGGAATGCCGGCCCAGCCCAAAGTAAGCAAAGGGCTCTGCCCCGCCTGTCGGCACCTCGCCTAGGCTCGGTGTTCCCTCACTCCGGCATTGCTCCGCGGGCCGCCGCGACGGGCCATCCATGGCCCGGCGCGGCTAAACCGGCGTCCTGCCGGTTTACCCGCTCCGCAATACCTGCGTTCGGCCTCGGGCTTATTGGGGCAGTCAGATCAAGATCAAAAGCAGATCAAGAGCACAGCGGCCTCCCGGCCGGCTTGAGTGTTAAAAGCAAAGGCAAGATCCAGAGCGAAAGCCAAATCTGAAGCTGATGCAGCTCTGCTTTTCTGTGGGAGCTGGCTTGCCTGCGATGCAGACACCTCGGTGTATCAGGCAGACCCAGTTGATGCCATCGCAGGCAAGCCAGCTCCCACATTTTGACCGTGCCCGCTTTAGCTTTTGATTTTGCTGTTGCTTCACCACACTCAAGCCGGCCGGGAGGCCGCTGTGCTCTTGATCTGCTTTTGATCTTGATCTTAGGCGCCCCGTTAAACCACGCTGGCCGAACGCAGGCTTTGGAGCGTGGGTAACCCGGCAGGACGCCGGGTTAGCCGTCCTGGGCCAGGGATGGCCCATGACGGCGGCCCACGGTCCAAAGCCGGAGTGAGCAACCGTGTCGAATCTCAAGCCATTTCAGCGAAATGTTTTTGATCTCGGACCATCGCATTCAGGATCGTCAGCAGCTTTCTCATGCATGCAACCAGCGCCACTTTCTTCGTCTTCCCTGCAGCAAGCAGACGGTTGTAGAACCTCTCGATCACCGGGTTATGGCTCTTCGAGGACAAGACAGCCATGTAAAGCACACTTCGCACCTCAGCTCGACCACCCCATATCCGTCTACGTCCTTTGTACAGGCCGCTATCGCAGTTAAAAGGGGCCACACCAACCAATGCAGCCACTTGTTTGCGATTCACTTTGCCTAGCTCAGGAACCATCGCCAGCAGCGAAAGTGCGAGCACATTGCCAACACCTGAGACCTCGCGCAGCAAATCATAATTGGCCTTCCAGGCCGGCGAAGCTTTGATCGCTTCGTGCAAGTCATCGTCTGTACTTTTAAGACGCTTTTGAAGCCAGACGATATGTGCCTTGATATCCCGTCGAAGCGCCTTGAATACCGCCTGTTTCAGTCGAGACTCCTCCGCCACGATCATATCGATAAGCTGACGGCGTCTAGTCAGTAGATCTGCCAGTTCACGAGCGTGTTCATCTGGCATCTCCCGAATTTCGGGTTTGACCGCCTGAGCAAACTCCGCAATCACCTGGGCATCCAGAGCGTCGGTTTTAGCCAGCCGTCCGGTAGCCTTAGCGAAATCACGGACCTGACGGGGATTGACAACAACGACTGGTAATCCAGCAGCGCAAAGCTCGGCAGCGGCAAGCCGCTCATATCCGCCAGTTGCTTCCAGCACCACTAAAGCGGGCATCTGAGCCTTGAGATGCTTAGCTAAACGCTGGATATCTTCTGGAGTATTGAAAAACTGCTCGACTTGGCCAGTAGTGCTGACGAATGAGTCGAGCTTGTTTTTGGAAACATCAATTCCGACGAACGCAGAGTCATGGTCCATGGCGTTTTCCTCACGTCCAACCTTGCAGAATCGGGCTTTACGCCCAGGCAACCGTTCGGACTAGTTTAGAAAAGAACCTGCTTCGACCCATGCTCACTCACGATCTTGAAATCTGAGGGCACCACGGTCTGAAGCAGGTGAAAATAATCTTACAAGGGCACACCGAGCCTAAGCGAGGTGCCGAGTGGTGGGGCAAGAGCGTTTTGCTTACTTTTGCGCTTTTCAAAAGTGAGCCGCTGTAAGAGCGGAACCATAAGCGGCCGTTACCTAAATAACGGATATGTACACAACCCAGCCCAGCCCAGCCCAGTTACAGCACCAGCCGAACCTCGGCACACAACCCACCACCATCCCGATTGCTCAAGGTCAACTCCCCACCAATCGCCACCGCCAGTTGCTGGGCAATCGCCAACCCCAGCCCTGTACCACCAGTGCCACGATTACGCGAACTCTCCACCCGATAAAACGGCTGCATCACCTGCACCAGCTCATCCGCCGCAATCCCCGGTCCCCGGTCCAGCACCTTGATCGAAAGCTCACCCGCCGACGTCGACCCCACCTCCAACTGTGCCGCCCCGGCAAATTTCAGCGCGTTATCCACCAGGTTCACCAGCACCCGACGCAACGCATGGGGCCGTGTATCCAAAACCACCGCGCTTTTACCGGTCAAACTCACTTGCTTGTTCATGTCCTGGTAATCAAACACCAGGCTGTCGAGAAACGCATCCAGGTCGATCCGGCAACTGGCCTCGGTGGACCCATGCACACTGCGGGCATACGCCACACCCTCGCGCACCAGATGCTCCATTTCCCCCAGGTCACTCCAGAGCTTCTCCCGATCCACCGAGTCCTCCATAAACTCGGCGCGCAATTTCATGCGGGTAATCGGCGTCTGCAAGTCATGGGAAATCGCCGCCAGAATCTGCATGCGCTCCTTGAGGTACTCGGCAATCCGCTTCTGCATTTCGTTGAACGCCGCCGCCGCATGCGCCACCTCGGTGGGGCCGGTTTCGTCCAGCGGTGTCGGGCGCGCATTCGGGTCGAGGGTTTCCACCGCCCGTGCCAGCCGTGTCAGCGGGCGGATGGCGATGCGCACGGCGATCCAGGTGCACACCAGCAACACCAGCAACTGCAGTACCAGCACCACCGGCAGCCAGAACGCAAACGGGA from Pseudomonas yamanorum harbors:
- a CDS encoding ATP-binding protein, with the translated sequence MTLTFRWPRTLAAQLSVIFIVSLLCANALSFSAQFYERYMSARSVMLGNLENDVSTSIAILDRLPAAERASWLPRLDRNAYRYLLNAGEPGEPMASDDVPMAATSIADALGEHYPLTFRNIPGLQKHFQAHLTLADGSPITIDVHPKPIPFAFWLPVVLVLQLLVLLVCTWIAVRIAIRPLTRLARAVETLDPNARPTPLDETGPTEVAHAAAAFNEMQKRIAEYLKERMQILAAISHDLQTPITRMKLRAEFMEDSVDREKLWSDLGEMEHLVREGVAYARSVHGSTEASCRIDLDAFLDSLVFDYQDMNKQVSLTGKSAVVLDTRPHALRRVLVNLVDNALKFAGAAQLEVGSTSAGELSIKVLDRGPGIAADELVQVMQPFYRVESSRNRGTGGTGLGLAIAQQLAVAIGGELTLSNRDGGGLCAEVRLVL
- a CDS encoding IS110 family RNA-guided transposase, with the translated sequence MDHDSAFVGIDVSKNKLDSFVSTTGQVEQFFNTPEDIQRLAKHLKAQMPALVVLEATGGYERLAAAELCAAGLPVVVVNPRQVRDFAKATGRLAKTDALDAQVIAEFAQAVKPEIREMPDEHARELADLLTRRRQLIDMIVAEESRLKQAVFKALRRDIKAHIVWLQKRLKSTDDDLHEAIKASPAWKANYDLLREVSGVGNVLALSLLAMVPELGKVNRKQVAALVGVAPFNCDSGLYKGRRRIWGGRAEVRSVLYMAVLSSKSHNPVIERFYNRLLAAGKTKKVALVACMRKLLTILNAMVRDQKHFAEMA